The genome window CAATGCCCCTGCATCCATCCCTGCCCAACTGTTGTCCACCATCACCGCGGCGGGCACCAGGCGGCATCATCACCGCACCACCACGCCGTCGCGCTCACCACAACCACCGCCATCCCTCCACAGCCAGAGGCCACCAAGACCTCCAGAACCCGAAACCAACCCTAACCTGCTGGAGTTAATGGCGATCACCAGACAACAGACATGGAGGAGCCATGCACCCTGGAGAAGAAGAGAGCTCAACAGAGGATGAACAGCACTGTTAAAAAAAACCTCCGTCGTAACAAATCTTGAAGTTTCAGGTTAATTGTATGGACCCTGGATGACCACAGCGCGCCATCCTGGGCGCCATATAACTTACGGAGTTGAAATACCGCAATAATTACACTCTTAATATTTTCAATGGACAAATATTGTGAAGTGTTTTTTCCAAGATCATGAACAAACATAGCGGAATATAGGGAGTAAATTACATTAGTGCTGGCTGTGCCACTGTGTACTGAAGTTATTAAACAACAGGCAGCAAAGTTGCATCAATCAATGTGTTTAAGGCCTAAACAGTCAAGGTACTTGTTTCTGTAAGGGGAGGAAAgttgaaaagcagtttacacaccTTGCTCCAGCCATGCCCACAACACTTTCAGGCAAAGGAAATAGTGGTTCAGTGTCCCAGTTCTTAGTAAGAAGGGTTCCCTCAGCAAAAGCTTTTTTTGTGATCTGAAattaaagaaaaaaataaaaagcaACTGAGATTAAAGTCTCTCTTTATCAATTAAACAAATTAAAACTATGTAGCAGGGGAATTTGAACTAGAGAAACAATGAAGCAGCAGCATATGCAATACACCGTACAAGAGCAAGTCTGACACTCTGACTAGAAACTTGAAATCAGTCTTTTTTTACCTTGGAATGGTAGCATCCATAGTCACTGATGTTGGAAGCCAATACTGACTAACTTGGTTTAAAGTTTGTACACATTTAAAGTTTGTGCACACAACAACACAAGACATCATGTGTACGGTGTATGATCTGCTTGTTGTCTTTTGTCAAGTGCAGGGGTTTGGCTCATATGCATGCATGCAGTAGTGATTAGTTGACTAGAGTCTTGTGTCAAATGGAGAAAGTCAAGAATCATGCATGCAATACTAGAATTTAGTAGCGATCTTGTAGGATAAATGCAGTAGTTTGCATGCATTCGCAGTGGTCTCATGGTTGTGAGGCGTGATTGTGTATAGCACATGCATGACAGGAGATAGTGGGTCATTAGATGTGTATTTAAGAAGTCCTAAAGCAGTTATGAAAAAACGTTGCAAAACCACCATTTCTTCCCTATTATTAGTTTTTTTTTGTAGTTCCATCTCATGAGAGTATGTGCTACTACTCTCCAGGAGGTGTGTGCAAGAGATCAAGCAGAGGTTGAGTAAGTAATTCAACTATTATTGCAGTTGAAACAACCATGTCCTCTTAAGTGTTAACCACATTATACCAAAAGATGTCACAGGACTTCAGCTACCATAACCTTATGGACCAGGGCATCATGAATAAAAACAAAGGTATCGCTGGTGTCCTTTTCGGCAAGGAGATATTATCATGCTAGCAATTAATAAAGGCAGGAAACGAAGAATAGAAGTAAAGATTTACCTCCTCCATTATGCTTCGGCAGGCTGCCCTCTGGGTATCATTCTTGCAACGATTGAGGTTCCTCATAGCATAGTTACGGAGTGAAAAGGGTATCGATCTCTAAACAGGAGAAATGAAAAATGCATGGTTAATATGCAAGTACCGACCCATCTTGTTTGCCTAGAATGTTTAGTTATAGACATAAACACAGCTGCATTTTCTTATCATTATTTACCAAAGAATTAAGTGATTTATTCTTACAGACACTATAGAAATTTATAATCATGAAAACCAGGATGATAGTCAACCAAGATGTAATTCCAGCTTTTCTTAAATCTCATTACTTCATGTAGTGTCAATTCCTATGTCGAGAAGAGAGAAGAATATTACAGCATCAGGACCAACTTGACTTGCTTTAGCATCGTTCGCCGGCATGGACACACTAACATAGGCAGGTTTCCTTGATAAATCAAGTCCAGAACTTTTCTTCTCATTCTTTGGTATCACCATAGAGAAACCTTGGGCAATTCGAGGATTTATAGGAACTTGTATTTTGCTTTCGCTGGAAGTGTTCATTGTCACAGAATCCAGCAAGTTTGGTTTAAAATTTTCAGAAACATGGTTAGACGAAAGATTTGTGCTTGGACCGTTAGAATCTACAGTCCTCAGTTGATCTTCAGGGTTGCTTAGTTGCGAATAATTGGAATTAATCTTCTGAGGGTATGGCTGTGTCTGGTAGGCGTAATGGTTTTGAGACCATTGGACACCTGGTCCCTGGTTATAATGACCTTCCGCCTGGTTGCCATATTGATTTTGATGTTCCAAAACACCTGGTACCTGTAGAGTGGTGAAATTTAGATGATTGTTCTTCTAATGAATAAAGGCAAATAAAATTCTACAGAGCACATAAGCATTGTCACAAATTATCATATGAAATGGAAGGTAGAGTCTATGCATCAGAAAAATGCATAATATTGATGTAAAAGAGAATGAAAAGAAGCAAGCTTGATAAATGCATCTAGCCTAAGCCATGAACTAGAGAGCAATAGGTACTTCAGAAGATCACTTGATCTCTTTTGGCAAAAAGAATGGGCCATAGCCAAGAGCAACACTTCTTGGAGGCCAAGCTAAGGGTAATCACCGTAAGTAGTGCTTTGTATCGGGGTCCTCTTGGGCCCCCATCCTTTCTTAATATAAggggcgcagttctcctgcgcttttCGAGAAAAAATATTCAATGTTTTCGAGTCGAGAAGTCGAGTCGAGTTGTGCAACTACTGACTAGTAGACTAGTCAAGACTAGGACAGACTAGTCGTGGCTAGTCAAACATAAGTTGGTGATTAAATTTTTATAACTTTCTATATATGGTAAGACTAAAAACATGCTGGAACACTAAAAAACACCTTGTTTAGTATATTTCATCCATCTCCATCTCCTACAATATATCATTAAATATTGAATATATTCTTGTAGCAAGTCTTCTATTGTTCTCTCTAGTTTCAAAGATTGTGTTTGGATTCCAAAACAAAGTTGTTCTATACAGATTGGTTATTGGTATCCATCTCACTGTCCCACCTCTTATCAACAATAGGAATTACTTCGTCTGCTTGCCAAAATGCAACAAAGtgacaaacaacacaagcattTCCTACTTCGGTGTTCTTCAATTTGCTCTCACACCATTCATTACTAAAATAGTGAAAAAATATATTTTAGCTCTTACTAGACAACTAACATGAGAAAAAACTGATTCTGGCCATTGGATGCAAACAAAATAGTGAAAAAAAATTATTACCAAAcaataagagcatctccaagagactcttTATTTTTTACTCTTTATGTGTCTCTCCATAAATATTAAACTCTATATATAACATCTCATTCCAGCAGACTCTCCAACGTGCAAGTTAGCTTGGCTAGCGAGAGttactagccaaatttggctagtgatGGAGTTAATTTAGAGAGTCAGATAGCTTATCAAGTTAAATGGCTAGTCTGTTAGAGAGCTATTATGCTAttaagtagctaaaatttagcttgacaatctttagctagtctcttggagatgctctaagaagTGCTATTTTTCCATAACAAGCAAACCTGAATTATAAAAGCAACGAAATTACAGATGATTTTTTACCATTTAAAGCGTAACAAAAAAAACAAAGCTGTAGATAACCTGATGGCACATAGGGCCCAGGATCGACCAGCAGACCACAAACCTTGACATCTTAACAAGAAACACCTTACAATGCTAACTTCCTATCTTATAGTGTCATAAAGGGTACGTGTTCGTTCATGAATCTTGTGTCAAATATGGTGGCTGCACTGAAATTATGGAAATTTATACCAAATTGCATCAGTGACGTGTTGAACAAGCAGTGCATACAGTTATGACTCTGCCATCCATTTTAATCACATTTTGTTTTTACAGATCTTTCTCATATGATTGTTTGTTTTTTACACTTATTATTATTAGCATAAAAAGGTATTTTAAACTCACAATATACAAGTCAATGGGTGTGAATAGCAATGTTATATATTAAAGGGTGCGATCGTTTGTCACTTGTGAAGGATTACCACTTGTAATGATCGATATGTGGTGAGTTTTTATTCAATCGAACTTGGTAACTTAATAGTTGAGCAGCACAATAGTAAACATGAATAAACACATATCTCCTGCATAGTCTTTGAAAAAAGAATTGAAACAGCAAGCAGATCCAAGAAacccaaaaattctgaaaaattGTTGCTCCATATATCATGAAGAAAGCTATGCATATGTAGCGATTTTATAGTGAAAAAGGAGGTACAATACCTGCATAGGAGGCGCAACAGAAGCACTTGAATTACTTTTCCATGATGTTGTTCCTGGTGGAGGTGGCTGGCTATTAGGATAGGAGTAGCTAGAAGGGGTGTTAACAGCTAAGTTATCTGTAGTACTGTTCCCAGCAACTGGATTGCTAGAAGCACTTGGCACAGATTGATTGTAATAGTACGGCCACTGGTTATACTGCTGCTGATACGGTAAAGAATTGGCAGGCACTGAAGTAGAGCTCTGTTGTGCATTTGTATCAGATGGTGAGTAGTTCTGGTATGATTGAGCAAAATTATTCCCTGTGCTTCCACCATTCCATGTGTTGTTCTGAAAATAGTAGCTGCTGCTTCCATATCCTGGCACAGTCTGATGATCCCCAGCATTGTAATATGTGTTACTTGTAGGATCAATGTAAGACCCTGAATTTTGAAATGAAGTAAGAGGCTGATAAGCTGCACCTGGATGTTGGTTTGCTCCTTGCTGGACAGAAGAATCATTTGCCGCTTGTGGGTAGCTATAATAATAATTGGCATATTCTACAGGGTTATAGCCATGTTGATCTGAACTAGAGTAAGGTACATGGGAATGAGCTGCGTCTGTTATCCCCATACTCGCCTGGGCAACATGAGGCGCACTGCTTCCTACATTTTGATTCCCTCCTGAAACCGATACATCCCTTTGTGGATCATAATAAACTGTATCTTGGCTAAGTTTGTCCACTGTATTGTTCCATGAAACTGACCCAGTTGCAGAGGACCATGAATGATGACTGGAAGATACAGGAGGATAAGGAGATGGATTTGTCTGTCCCATAGTGACGACCTGCCATTGCAAAATAAAGTGGTCACTCGTAGTATATATACTTTCTAGTTTAAATAGCAATTTCATATAGGTTTAACAGTAGTCAAATTATGAACAGCGAAAAAATCGATGATGTGGATAGACTTCCATAAGATTCCACACAACATGAACTTCAAACAAGTAACCGAAGCATAGTAAGGCCCTCATGACTGTCAAGTCAAATACTGACAGAATAACACATCCGAGAGGTAAAATTGGCACATATACAACTCCTAATTAATTATTTAATCAGTATAGTTCATAAAGATAAACATACCCCCCTCCACTCCTAAAAAATATGGCACAGTAAATTGCATGATCAACCAGGCAAAAGATTTTTCTCTGGCCAAATAATTAGCACATATCAAGCGCTTAGCAACTCCTGATTAGACCATATCCACATCAGAAGTCCACCCATCATAATCCGTGGAAATTAACTGGAACCTAAGCATAAACTAAACTTACAGTAACcaaaaaaacaaaaaacatgtttcgAGTCACATCGGTACCTCAGCGTGCGGGGCGTCAGATCCAGCGGCCGCCCCGATGCCGTGGCTCGCCATCCTCCTGGAGCTCCAACCCTAAGCACCAGTCAACCACCACAGCCGCCGCCACACTCTCGCGATTCGACCCGCGTAGAGGAGGGGGAAATGATCAGATGCGTCAAAGGAACCAGAAGCAGAGGAGAAATTTGGGGGCGAGCAGCGAATCGCGTGCGTAAAGCCGTCCGTCGATTTTTTTTTTAATTGACTGGGAAAGTTTTTCCCTCCGCAGAAAGCGAGAAGAGGGGCGAAGGACAAGCAAAAGGAGTCCCTGCCCCTTTCGGGCGCGTTGCCGGTTGGGTTCGGGTGTCGTCAACGGCCTGCGGCGCCCGCGTCGGAGCGGAGTGTCACAGTTGCGGTGCGTGGAGGGAGTAGGAAGGCCGGAAGGGAGGGAAGTGGCCCGGGAATGCGTCGGAAGCTCGGCCGGGGATGGCTTAGTTCGTCGAGAGGGAGGGCGAGGCCGACGACGCGGCGGCGTAGAGTGTGAGCGTTAGGGGAAACGGGCTGAGGAGGTGCCGACCACCGAGGGCTGCGACTGGCGGCCGCCTTAGTTCTCAGGCGAGATGGGCGGAGACAGCCGGCGAATACGGTGGCGAACAAGGGTAGGAACATATCAGATGTACATGGTCGTGATTTCGTAGGACCGTTTTAATTAGAACATATCTCCAACTAGAAGTCCTGTATTTAAGTCATCAAAATTAAAATAGTGCCTCATTTAAAATGTTTAATGCCATAAAAAGTTTACATCTCTAATAATTGAGCCCTATATCATATTATTAAGAATTAGATCACGTTATTTAAAAAATAAATTGTTAGAAATAGTGTACGGAATAAGGATAGGGCTCCAGTATATGAAGTACTATATTTATGACCTGAGAGACCGAGTTCTACAATCGTTCGATGAATTTTTGTAAAATAGGGTCTCTGTTGGAGCATGTTTTTGTTGTTAAAGTCCTATTGTTGACGCCTTTTTCGGACGCCAAACATtaacaagaaccggcggcggtgccctctgcacaggggcagacggtccgcggccaggaaccgtacggtccgcgacctggcgtagggctagggttccctgcctgacgggtcggacggtctgcgctctggggccggatggtccgcgcgtgcgcaggagcGGTGAAGGTCACCGGCGGCACCTGGATCTCGctgccgggagggaccccgtcggggaggagagatcataggggttgtctaggctcggcaggccgacctagactcctctaatcgacgtagagtcgaagagaagcagagaatttggggattgggatactaaactagaactaaattagagctaaactagaactactcctaatgcataaggtaaaaacgagaaatagacttaatTTGATTGATTGTTGGGtggttcaatcggtcgtagcccttcatctatataaaggggaggtctggatccgcttcaaactgtttcccgagttaatcccgcggttttaggtaacaaatcttgcgagaaactaggaactctaactgactctgcgcacgcgcggaccgtccgcgccaccaccgcggactgtccggaccgcggatcgTCCGACCtcagggtcggaccgtccgctaggcttttttggtgtccaacatatgccccctgccttttggtgaaagttgacgaaccaaaagcatatgaactaaacctgatgtaagtcaccaGCTTTTCAATATGGAaatcattcaataaagcaccaatgtataaaggctgttttggattgtatcttttttggccatgaccatttgatcaatggatcaaaatgaatagaatggaggtgccccccagcctggatagacaAAGAGACTATaaatgtaccatggattcatcgttGTTCCATTCCACATTTGAGtaggataatataccgacgatgaataAACGGGTGAAAAGTACtctggtctcataggatgaacaGGCGATGCTTGCCGCGTCGCCTTTTGGGTCGTTTTTCGGCCGTTtcgttttagcaggtgaccggggtttttccgttgaccgatcacgtggaacagtctttttgctagcatttttggagagcaactgatcaaaagtagagtcggctttgatcagccgactATATGTGTTTTGCCCTTGCGTCTCTTTCCTTGCTTCGTGTAGAGGCTGACGCCTTCGGTCATAGGTGGATTGTCCGGCTGGgttagccggaccgtttgtctgagcaccggatcgtccgcacgtaggtgcgAGACCATCTGCGATGCTCGGGCcaggctgatgtgtttggttcattaattgtgcctgccccccggcGCCTTCGGACTTTTTAGCCTCCTCGAccgaagcctttcgagcaattgacatgcgaggatcgccaatgacaatgcccttgcctttgcctttatcggccattttgggccgaaccaagacctttttgcatgtgagttctattttattaacaggaaaaggttgtgtgtctacttgcatctcctgaaaagccaatcggccctcatttatggcTGATTGTATctatcgacgaaaaacattacaatcattggtggcatgagaaaaaaaTTAtgtcacttacaataagcacgcctttttaattcatcaggaggaggaatagtatgagttaatttaatgttgtcattttttagtaattcgtcaaatattttatcgcattcggcaacattaaaagtaaacttaacttcttcttgtcgattcttttgaatcgactgtaaagcagaacatgctgaaggtttagcctgtcctggccaaaccagttcgctggtgtatacatccgtggattcatcgtccgaattatcgtatcccactagatacatcttatggctagccgattttgatgtttccttactttGGCTTTCACAtgtcatagcccgctggtgcaagtgtactagcgaaaagaattgggtgtcatctaatttttcttttaagtagggtcgcaacccattgaaagctagccctgtTAGTTGTCTTTCTGCGACATggatctgaaagcatcggtttctagtgtcccggaacctccggatatagtcattaaccgattcttcaggcccctgtcggactgaagctaagtcagccaattctaattcatgttctcctgagaagaagtgttcatgaaatttccgctctaattcttcccaagagttaatagagtttggtggcaaagTTGCGTACCATACgaatgcagtatcagtaagggacaacgagaataaacgaacgcggtaggcttccccatcagccaattctcccaagtgtgctatgaattggctaccagaaaatttagagaaagaaaatttagagaagtctggtattctagttccctgtggatatggcacggtgtcgaatcggtggctataaggcttccgatacgattgccctgtacctgacacactaacaccgagtttgtctttgaacatcccggctacctcATCTCTGATCCTCTCTGCCATGTCTAgcgaccatccattgagtttgtgggtggaaatctcaggttgcctgacatcacTCTGTCGGCTTTCTTCCCAGGGgtgtttgaggtgtgtgttaggtgtcctattaatgtcaccagctcctgccctatacctctcaggctctcttgtggtcgaacagtattcagccctatgtccatgaggtggtatggcatgattataatgtgttgttggtggggcaccataatgttgctgcgatgaatgtgggaactgtgtgtattgcgcagctctcggctctACGTACGCATATCCAGACGGTCCGACGTAAGAGGCCGGATGGTCTGCGACCGGGCCAAACGGTCTGAAGGTATATCCGGATTGTCCAGTCGTATATGGTGCTACCTGGGCagtctcgtacccagaccgtctgtcgtaaagaactggacggttcgcgatcgggccgaatggtccaAGGCTGTACCCGAACGGATCGGTCATATATGGCGCGACTTGGACGATATGCGCGTGGACTCGTGTAGAGTTGGATGGTCCGGCATAATACGCCAGCCGGTTCATGCCATGTCTCGACGGTCCGACGTAAGatagcggacggtccgcaacatatccAGACGGTCCAGCGTGATG of Zea mays cultivar B73 chromosome 8, Zm-B73-REFERENCE-NAM-5.0, whole genome shotgun sequence contains these proteins:
- the LOC103635767 gene encoding SAC3 family protein A isoform X1, with the protein product MASHGIGAAAGSDAPHAEVVTMGQTNPSPYPPVSSSHHSWSSATGSVSWNNTVDKLSQDTVYYDPQRDVSVSGGNQNVGSSAPHVAQASMGITDAAHSHVPYSSSDQHGYNPVEYANYYYSYPQAANDSSVQQGANQHPGAAYQPLTSFQNSGSYIDPTSNTYYNAGDHQTVPGYGSSSYYFQNNTWNGGSTGNNFAQSYQNYSPSDTNAQQSSTSVPANSLPYQQQYNQWPYYYNQSVPSASSNPVAGNSTTDNLAVNTPSSYSYPNSQPPPPGTTSWKSNSSASVAPPMQVPGVLEHQNQYGNQAEGHYNQGPGVQWSQNHYAYQTQPYPQKINSNYSQLSNPEDQLRTVDSNGPSTNLSSNHVSENFKPNLLDSVTMNTSSESKIQVPINPRIAQGFSMVIPKNEKKSSGLDLSRKPAYVSVSMPANDAKASQVGPDARSIPFSLRNYAMRNLNRCKNDTQRAACRSIMEEITKKAFAEGTLLTKNWDTEPLFPLPESVVGMAGASSDLSPFLSVSTPRKRVKSRWEPVVDENVTNKVEQIAKGLISSNVHSTLDPKNRIPNPVRGSSWDRGKFLQSCQASSNKVNQRPAKKQKMASNLSQIQNGSASSDSEKEHDLTKHYASATALANSPEEKKRREHRSKRFEKSKDSSLKSRNASANNDGMASFRARRAISSLRTRTYEEGTLAVEDMDWDALTVKGTCQEIEKRYLRLTEAPDPAKVRPEDVLEKALAMVETSEKNYLYKCDQLKSIRQDLTVQRIQNELTVKVYETHARLAMQAGDLPEFNQCQSQLKRLYAQGIKGCYFEFSAYNLLCVMLHSNNKRDLLSSMASLSKEAKQDAAVKHSLAVHASVLSCNYVQFFKLYKKAPNLNSCLMDLYVERMRFEAMKCMSRSYRPTVPVGYVAQILGFLRTDTGCATNGDDGLEGCEKWLKAHGTVLSEDSSGELQIDTKASSSTLYMPEPENAVAHGDASLAVDDFFARTDGQLKRGSSDGPTVDTP
- the LOC103635767 gene encoding SAC3 family protein A isoform X2, with the protein product MASHGIGAAAGSDAPHAEVVTMGQTNPSPYPPVSSSHHSWSSATGSVSWNNTVDKLSQDTVYYDPQRDVSVSGGNQNVGSSAPHVAQASMGITDAAHSHVPYSSSDQHGYNPVEYANYYYSYPQAANDSSVQQGANQHPGAAYQPLTSFQNSGSYIDPTSNTYYNAGDHQTVPGYGSSSYYFQNNTWNGGSTGNNFAQSYQNYSPSDTNAQQSSTSVPANSLPYQQQYNQWPYYYNQSVPSASSNPVAGNSTTDNLAVNTPSSYSYPNSQPPPPGTTSWKSNSSASVAPPMQVPGVLEHQNQYGNQAEGHYNQGPGVQWSQNHYAYQTQPYPQKINSNYSQLSNPEDQLRTVDSNGPSTNLSSNHVSENFKPNLLDSVTMNTSSESKIQVPINPRIAQGFSMVIPKNEKKSSGLDLSRKPAYVSVSMPANDAKASQVGPDARSIPFSLRNYAMRNLNRCKNDTQRAACRSIMEEITKKAFAEGTLLTKNWDTEPLFPLPESVVGMAGASDLSPFLSVSTPRKRVKSRWEPVVDENVTNKVEQIAKGLISSNVHSTLDPKNRIPNPVRGSSWDRGKFLQSCQASSNKVNQRPAKKQKMASNLSQIQNGSASSDSEKEHDLTKHYASATALANSPEEKKRREHRSKRFEKSKDSSLKSRNASANNDGMASFRARRAISSLRTRTYEEGTLAVEDMDWDALTVKGTCQEIEKRYLRLTEAPDPAKVRPEDVLEKALAMVETSEKNYLYKCDQLKSIRQDLTVQRIQNELTVKVYETHARLAMQAGDLPEFNQCQSQLKRLYAQGIKGCYFEFSAYNLLCVMLHSNNKRDLLSSMASLSKEAKQDAAVKHSLAVHASVLSCNYVQFFKLYKKAPNLNSCLMDLYVERMRFEAMKCMSRSYRPTVPVGYVAQILGFLRTDTGCATNGDDGLEGCEKWLKAHGTVLSEDSSGELQIDTKASSSTLYMPEPENAVAHGDASLAVDDFFARTDGQLKRGSSDGPTVDTP